TGAATAATGTGAATATCGCATTCAAGCGATAACAAGTCGATAGTAGAATGCTTCGCCGGCGGTCTGACTGATGCGTGTTATCTTAACGACGTCTCCAACCTGTGCCCCAATTTCCTGAATAACCGGATCAACAACCTTTATTTTAGGTAGCTGTTCCTTCTCAATGGCATATTGCTTTAAAACAGATTTAAGTTCATCTTCCAACATTATTTCATGTTTAGGGATCAACTGGTGGTCGAGCAGGCTAAATTTTCTCAATATATTACTCCTCCCTCAAAAATGTGAACGTGAGCACTCCTGTGCAAAGTGTGATGGCGGGCTCGTAGGGATTTGAACCCTAGGCCGTCTGGTTAAAAGCCAGACGCTCTGCCTGACTGAGCTACGAGCCCAATATGTTGGGTGGATTTGCTGAGGCTGCTTCACGTTCATCGACTTCGGTGTAGCGGGTGATAAAAGCACTTTTAGTA
The sequence above is a segment of the uncultured Methanolobus sp. genome. Coding sequences within it:
- a CDS encoding DNA-directed RNA polymerase subunit H, which produces MRKFSLLDHQLIPKHEIMLEDELKSVLKQYAIEKEQLPKIKVVDPVIQEIGAQVGDVVKITRISQTAGEAFYYRLVIA